A stretch of the Neodiprion lecontei isolate iyNeoLeco1 chromosome 4, iyNeoLeco1.1, whole genome shotgun sequence genome encodes the following:
- the LOC107222769 gene encoding nuclear receptor-binding protein isoform X2, with translation MPGSRSSTDPEHKSPRESGEDSEDESEILEESPCGRWLKRREEVYVPTKSALAEGSTFAGSARSNATENDKNLSNPDMEAEKRDLPGIDCAYLAMDTEEGVEVVWNEVQFSERKNFKAQEEKIQLVFENLTQLEHPNIVKFHRYWTDTHNDKPRVIFITEYMSSGSLKQFLKRTKRNVKKLPLQAWKRWCTQILSALSYLHSCSPPIIHGNLTCDTIFIQHNGLVKIGSVAPDAIHHHVKTCRANTKNMHFVAPEYGSSLTPAIDIYSFGMCALEMAALEIQGNGDTGTVVTDENINKTIESLDDSQQKDFIHKCLQVNPICRPSARELLFHPLLFEVHTLKLLAAHALVNSATNISETITDEVLQRLYGPDTVVAEVRYADRSPYQIRSSDIQVAEKLEKFVEDVKYGIYPLTAFMAKLPPPVRPRAISPEVTESVKSVTPEPLDFESRRVVNMMCNVKPREESRELLMTILLRMDDKMNRQLTCPITQIDTSMLLAQELVHFGFINENDRDKIGNLIEEALRSCFNKQMMNPGMVSLTNLPTQTTLLLSGPEFPCLQHLDNNSSVAGVATASGGENLIGNSYKKGTESREAESSIIADSGS, from the exons ATGCCTGGGAGTCGATCCAGCACAGACCCAGAGCACAAGTCACCGCGGGAAAGTGGCGAAGATTCTGAGGATGAGAGTGAAATCCTCGAGGAAAGTCCCTGCGGACGCTGGCTCAAGAGGCGAGAAGAG GTCTACGTACCTACTAAATCTGCTCTAGCCGAAGGGTCCACCTTTGCAGGATCAGCTCGGAGCAACGCCACGGAAAACGACAAGAATCTCTCAAACCCCGATATGGAA GCTGAAAAGAGGGATTTGCCGGGTATTGATTGTGCCTACCTTGCTATGGACACAGAGGAAGGTGTCGAGGTTGTTTGGAACGAGGTACAGTTTTCCGAGCGCAAGAATTTCAAAGCACAAGAGGAGAAAATTCAACttgtgtttgaaaatttgactcAACTAGAGCATCCCAATATAGTGAAATTTCATAGATATTGGACAGATACTCACAATGACAAGCCACGA gtAATATTCATAACTGAATATATGTCGTCGGGATCGTTGAAGCAGTTCCTCAAAAGGACGAAACgtaacgttaaaaaattaccACTGCAGGCTTGGAAACGATGGTGTACACAAATTCTTTCAGCGTTAAG TTACCTGCATTCTTGCTCACCTCCTATTATTCATGGAAATCTTACCTGTGatactatttttattcagcACAATGGCCTAGTTAAAATTGGTTCAG TGGCGCCTGATGCTATTCATCATCACGTAAAAACCTGCAGGGCAAATACGAAGAATATGCATTTTGTTGCACCAGAATACGGAA GCTCGTTAACTCCGGCTATTGATATTTATTCCTTTGGAATGTGTGCATTGGAAATGGCAGCGCTAGAAATTCAAGGAAACGGCGATACTGGTACCGTAGTTACGGAcgaaaatatcaataaaaccATAGAATCGTTAGATGACAGCCAGCAGAAGGATTTCATTCATAAATGTCTTCAAGTAAATCCCATCTGTCGGCCTAGCGCCAGAGAACTTTTATTTCATCCTCTACTTTTCGAGGTTCACACCCTGAAGCTGTTGGCGGCACACGCTTTGGTTAATTCAGCCA cAAATATATCAGAGACAATAACAGATGAGGTGCTACAAAGGCTGTACGGACCCGACACAGTCGTTGCTGAAGTACGTTATGCAGATCGTTCTCCGTACCAAATTCGTTCAAGTGATATTCAAGTTGCtgaaaaattagagaaattcGTCGAAGATGTAAA GTATGGAATATACCCGTTAACTGCATTTATGGCTAAGTTACCGCCTCCGGTTCGACCTCGTGCCATATCCCCAGAAGTAACGGAATCTGTCAAGTCTGTAACACCTGAACCACTTGACTTTGAATCTCGGAGAGTTGTAAATATGATGTGCAACGTGAAGCCTAGAGAAGAGAGCCGTGAACTTCTT ATGACGATACTTTTGCGAATGGATGATAAAATGAACAGGCAACTCACATGTCCTATAACGCAAATCGACACGTCGATGCTTCTCGCACAAGAACTCGTACATTTTGGGTTTATCAACGAG AACGATCGTGATAAGATAGGAAATCTAATCGAAGAGGCATTAAGAAGTTGTTTCAACAAGCAAATGATGAATCCTGGAATGGTATCCTTGACAAATCTTCCAACGCAAACGACACTGTTACTCTCCGGGCCTGAATTTCCGTGTTTGCAACATTTAGATAATAATTCCTCTGTCGCTGGTGTTGCAACAGCGAGTGGCGGTGAGAATTTGATTGGAAATTCGTATAAAAAAGGAACAGAAAGTAGGGAAGCAGAATCATCAATAATCGCCGACAGCGGTAGTTAA
- the LOC107222773 gene encoding uncharacterized protein LOC107222773 produces the protein MTYKDVLAVPPPQNVSFESGKLPSNLQQELRSQGTGMQVTCGMRPTLQALASRGCRSLQGSVCLVSLYEKTDSAWHLQMTLLEAYCREHDIEVVRVRAEYLRAALGPQHMDISCVLIAPEDPFDLEPPA, from the exons ATGACTTACAAGGATGTACTTGCTGTTCCACCGCCACAGAACGTCAGTTTTGAAAG TGGCAAACTTCCATCCAACCTTCAGCAAGAGCTAAGATCTCAGGGGACAGGAATGCAGGTGACATGTGGTATGCGGCCTACTCTGCAAGCCCTCGCCTCTCGGGGTTGTCGAAGCCTGCAAGGGAGCGTATGCCTTGTTTCATTGTACGAGAAGACGGATTCGGCATGGCATCTCCAGATGACCCTACTCGAAGCCTATTGTCGCGAGCATGATATCGAGGTCGTTAGAGTACGAGCCGAGTACTTGAGGGCGGCGTTGGGTCCTCAGCATATGGACATTTCTTGCGTCTTGATAGCACCGGAAGACCCATTTGACCTAGAACCACCTGCGTGA
- the LOC107222769 gene encoding nuclear receptor-binding protein isoform X1, with the protein MPGSRSSTDPEHKSPRESGEDSEDESEILEESPCGRWLKRREEVYVPTKSALAEGSTFAGSARSNATENDKNLSNPDMEAEKRDLPGIDCAYLAMDTEEGVEVVWNEVQFSERKNFKAQEEKIQLVFENLTQLEHPNIVKFHRYWTDTHNDKPRVIFITEYMSSGSLKQFLKRTKRNVKKLPLQAWKRWCTQILSALSYLHSCSPPIIHGNLTCDTIFIQHNGLVKIGSVAPDAIHHHVKTCRANTKNMHFVAPEYGILSLGSLTPAIDIYSFGMCALEMAALEIQGNGDTGTVVTDENINKTIESLDDSQQKDFIHKCLQVNPICRPSARELLFHPLLFEVHTLKLLAAHALVNSATNISETITDEVLQRLYGPDTVVAEVRYADRSPYQIRSSDIQVAEKLEKFVEDVKYGIYPLTAFMAKLPPPVRPRAISPEVTESVKSVTPEPLDFESRRVVNMMCNVKPREESRELLMTILLRMDDKMNRQLTCPITQIDTSMLLAQELVHFGFINENDRDKIGNLIEEALRSCFNKQMMNPGMVSLTNLPTQTTLLLSGPEFPCLQHLDNNSSVAGVATASGGENLIGNSYKKGTESREAESSIIADSGS; encoded by the exons ATGCCTGGGAGTCGATCCAGCACAGACCCAGAGCACAAGTCACCGCGGGAAAGTGGCGAAGATTCTGAGGATGAGAGTGAAATCCTCGAGGAAAGTCCCTGCGGACGCTGGCTCAAGAGGCGAGAAGAG GTCTACGTACCTACTAAATCTGCTCTAGCCGAAGGGTCCACCTTTGCAGGATCAGCTCGGAGCAACGCCACGGAAAACGACAAGAATCTCTCAAACCCCGATATGGAA GCTGAAAAGAGGGATTTGCCGGGTATTGATTGTGCCTACCTTGCTATGGACACAGAGGAAGGTGTCGAGGTTGTTTGGAACGAGGTACAGTTTTCCGAGCGCAAGAATTTCAAAGCACAAGAGGAGAAAATTCAACttgtgtttgaaaatttgactcAACTAGAGCATCCCAATATAGTGAAATTTCATAGATATTGGACAGATACTCACAATGACAAGCCACGA gtAATATTCATAACTGAATATATGTCGTCGGGATCGTTGAAGCAGTTCCTCAAAAGGACGAAACgtaacgttaaaaaattaccACTGCAGGCTTGGAAACGATGGTGTACACAAATTCTTTCAGCGTTAAG TTACCTGCATTCTTGCTCACCTCCTATTATTCATGGAAATCTTACCTGTGatactatttttattcagcACAATGGCCTAGTTAAAATTGGTTCAG TGGCGCCTGATGCTATTCATCATCACGTAAAAACCTGCAGGGCAAATACGAAGAATATGCATTTTGTTGCACCAGAATACGGAA tTTTATCCTTAGGCTCGTTAACTCCGGCTATTGATATTTATTCCTTTGGAATGTGTGCATTGGAAATGGCAGCGCTAGAAATTCAAGGAAACGGCGATACTGGTACCGTAGTTACGGAcgaaaatatcaataaaaccATAGAATCGTTAGATGACAGCCAGCAGAAGGATTTCATTCATAAATGTCTTCAAGTAAATCCCATCTGTCGGCCTAGCGCCAGAGAACTTTTATTTCATCCTCTACTTTTCGAGGTTCACACCCTGAAGCTGTTGGCGGCACACGCTTTGGTTAATTCAGCCA cAAATATATCAGAGACAATAACAGATGAGGTGCTACAAAGGCTGTACGGACCCGACACAGTCGTTGCTGAAGTACGTTATGCAGATCGTTCTCCGTACCAAATTCGTTCAAGTGATATTCAAGTTGCtgaaaaattagagaaattcGTCGAAGATGTAAA GTATGGAATATACCCGTTAACTGCATTTATGGCTAAGTTACCGCCTCCGGTTCGACCTCGTGCCATATCCCCAGAAGTAACGGAATCTGTCAAGTCTGTAACACCTGAACCACTTGACTTTGAATCTCGGAGAGTTGTAAATATGATGTGCAACGTGAAGCCTAGAGAAGAGAGCCGTGAACTTCTT ATGACGATACTTTTGCGAATGGATGATAAAATGAACAGGCAACTCACATGTCCTATAACGCAAATCGACACGTCGATGCTTCTCGCACAAGAACTCGTACATTTTGGGTTTATCAACGAG AACGATCGTGATAAGATAGGAAATCTAATCGAAGAGGCATTAAGAAGTTGTTTCAACAAGCAAATGATGAATCCTGGAATGGTATCCTTGACAAATCTTCCAACGCAAACGACACTGTTACTCTCCGGGCCTGAATTTCCGTGTTTGCAACATTTAGATAATAATTCCTCTGTCGCTGGTGTTGCAACAGCGAGTGGCGGTGAGAATTTGATTGGAAATTCGTATAAAAAAGGAACAGAAAGTAGGGAAGCAGAATCATCAATAATCGCCGACAGCGGTAGTTAA
- the LOC107222772 gene encoding electron transfer flavoprotein beta subunit lysine methyltransferase-like: MWATLIVKRVTSFRRTADRGKSTVAEYSTSLGSKHTAQKSEHPNNRMLQQTIIGSTEISRAHLTPEIRLHLLTPNCPLYHAPAPSTANGNTTFAEPFWSIFWPGGQALARFVLDRGDELLKDKSVVLDLGAGCGAVAIAAKLRGARLVIANDIDPVACVAIGMNATLNDVRVRTSGQNLLAKPFGTDQTADERFDVIFVGDLLYDEEIATVLETWLDEALRQGTSVFLGDPGRHGLTDKLRRKLRKLATYELPDNVRRENYGFDTATDWIYRTSLRSAYPLRIFAVLEPHSSFR; this comes from the exons ATGTGGGCGACGCTTATCGTGAAGCGCGTAACTTCTTTTCGGCGAACTGCGGATCGAGGAAAATCAACAGTAGCCGAATACTCGACGTCTCTCGGAAGCAAGCATACCGCGCAAAAATCAGAACATCCCAACAATCGGATGTTGCAGCAGACGATCATCGGAAGCACGGAAATATCGCGGGCTCATCTCACTCCGGAGATACGGCTGCATCTTTTGACCCCTAATTGCCCTTTGTACCATGCCCCAGCGCCTTCAACAGCTAATGGAAACACGACGTTCGCAGAACCATTCTGGAGCATATTCTGGCCCGGTGGACAAGCTTTAGCCAGATTCGTCCTAGACCGTGGCGATGAACTCCTGAAAGACAAGTCTGTCGTCTTGGACCTGGGGGCCGGTTGCGGGGCAGTTGCTATAGCTGCGAAACTCCGAGGAGCTCGTCTCGTTATCGCGAACGATATTGACCCAG ttgCGTGCGTGGCAATCGGCATGAACGCTACCCTGAACGACGTGCGAGTAAGAACATCCGGTCAAAATTTATTAGCAAAGCCGTTCGGGACGGACCAGACAGCCGACGAACGTTTCGACGTCATCTTCGTCGGAGATTTGCTCTACGACGAGGAGATCGCTACGGTCCTGGAAACCTGGCTCGACGAGGCTCTCCGTCAGGGCACGAGTGTTTTTCTCGGCGACCCGGGAAGGCACGGTCTCACCGATAAACTTCGCAGAAAATTGAGAAAGCTGGCGACTTACGAACTGCCAGATAACGTTCGTCGAGAAAACTACGGGTTCGATACAGCCACG GATTGGATCTATCGCACTAGTTTGAGATCAGCTTACCCTTTGCGGATCTTTGCGGTGCTTGAACCTCACAGTAGTTTCCGGTGA